The following is a genomic window from Adhaeribacter radiodurans.
GATGGCAGTACTACTGGAACAACTGCTGGCGGTACAACCAGCGGAACCACTTCAGGAACAACTACCAGCGGTACTACTGATGGCACTACTACTTCTGGTACCACTAGTGGCACTACAACCGGTACAACTAGCGGAACCACTTCAGGAACAACTGACGGTGGAACAACAGCTGGTACTACTTCCGGTACAACCAGCGGAACTACTGCTGGTGGAACAACAGCTGGTACAACAACCGGCGGTACTACTGCTGGCGGCACCACTGCTGGTGGTTCAACAACCGGCAATTAATATTTAGAAATACATTTGCGAAAGCATTAAAAGGCATGAACCATTATGGTTTTTGCCTTTTTTCATTTCTGCCTCGGAGATAAAAGTAAATCAGGTTACTTTAGCATGCACTATCTTTTACTTTATTTAAAAAAAGTTTTTACGGTAGATGTTCGGGCCCTTGCCTTAATGCGCATTGGTATTGGGTTTGTTATATTACTCGATTTAGGAATACGGGCCACTGATCTGGAAGCGCATTATGCCAATATGGGCGTTTTGCCGCTGCATGTACTTTTCCAGTATAACTGGGATCCTTATTTTATCTCGCTTCATGCTATTAGTGGTTTATGGCAAGTACAAGCGGTGCTTTTTTTAATAGCCGCCTTATTTGGTTTTTTATTATTAATTGGGTATCGCACCCGGTTGGCAACTATTGTATCGTGGTTTCTTCTTTTATCCCTGCAAAACCGAAATTTACTTATTGGGCAAGCCGGCGACGATTTGTTGCGCATGATTTTGTTCTGGGCTATATTTTTGCCTTGGGGCCGGTTTTATAGCCAGGATGCTAAAAGAGCAAACAACCTTCATCCGGAAAATTTACATTTTAGTGCTGCGTCGGCAGCATTTATAGTGCAGATTATGCTGGTTTACGTTTGTACGGCCTTACTTAAAAATTCCCCCGAATGGCACACAACCGGTACAGCCTTGTACTACGCCCTTAGTTTAGATCAAGTATTAATGCCCGGAGGCAAATTAATTTATCCTTACTCCGGCTTACTCCATTTTTTAACGCTCAGCACGTATTACATTGAGTTGTATTTACCATTTGTTTTATTAATACCTTTTTATACTTCTTTTTTCCGGCTTTTAGTGGTAGGCGTACTAACCGGTTTTCATTTAGGTATTAGTGTAACCCTTTTCGTAGGATTGTTTTACCTGATAAATTTAGTTTCTTTTATAGGTTTATTACCTGCACCCGCTCTTAATTGGTTCGATGCCAAATTGTTACCTCATATTCAAAATTTGGGTTACCGTTTACGGCGTTTTTCCTTTAACATTAAAAACCCAATTCAGTTACGTTTTAACTGGCAGCTACCCGCCGCCCGAAAAGCCATATTAATAATTGTAAAAGAAGGATTTGTAATATCGGTTTTGCTTTATGTAATCTGGTGGAATTTCTCGAATGTACCGCAAATCAATCACCCTATGCCGGTAAGTGTTCGCTGGCCCGGAATGCTATTGCGGGTTGATCAGCATTGGGGAATGTTTGCCCCGGAAGTTTTTAAAGATGATGGCTGGTATATTTTAGAAGGAGTAACTGCTACTCATAAACATATTGACCTAAACCGGAATGGCCAACCTGTAACCGAAAGAAAACCAGAATCGGTAGTAGCTTTATTCAAAAACGACCGCTGGCGCAAATACGGCGAGAATTATTTATTCGTAAATAATGCTTTTATGCGCCCTTATTTTTGTCATTACCGTCTTCGTATCTGGAACGAAGCCCATCGCCCGGAAGACAAAGTTAGCGAGTTACAGGTTATTTACATGAAAGAACGCACCTTACCCAACTACCAACCGGTAAAACCCAAACGAGAGGTGCTATGTACCTGCAGTTTGTAATTAGTAAATTTGAGTTTTATTATAAAATAAACTAGTTAAAGTTCTTAATTTAAAAAGTATCGGCCTGCTCCGCTTACTTCAAAAAAGCAAGTAAGCTCACCAATTCTATCTATTTTCTTACAGGTTAATAAATTACCGCTAATCAAACTCATTCTTGCAAATGAATAAGTTTGATTTGATTTGGCCTGTTATCCCAAATTCAGATTTAGTCTGTTTTTAACTACCTGCGTATATAGTAGTATAATTATAAGTACAATAAACCTTATAAAAATAAAACTATGCCAAGAGGAGATAAATCAGCCTACACCGATAAACAGAAGCGGCAGGCCGAACACATTGAAGAAAGCTACGAAAAACAAGGCCTTAGCGAAGAGGAAGCAGAAAAACGCGCTTGGACTACTGTAAACAAGCAAGACCATGGAGGTAAGAAAAGTGGTTCTGGCAGAGGAGCCAGCCAAAACAAGTAACTTAAATAAAAACAGATAAAATTGAACTACAAGGAAGCACCTGAATTTGAATTCAGGTGCTTCCTTTTTTACTATATTTTACATTGCCCAATCTTCCGGCATCCGGTGATTTCTGTTTGTTTGGCTAATTGCCTGAGCCGTAGCAGCAGTAACAAGTCCGCCTAGCAGGTACCAGGCAATGGTCATTGCTTTTGTTTGCGGGGTGCGGCCGCTCGGTTCTTCTCCTAAACCCATTGGCCCGGGTAATACTACTCCCCCAATACCTGCCAAAGAACCTAGCAAAGTACCTTTTACCCAAGGTTGCTGACCGTTCGCTCCTATTGAATAGTATAAAGTGTTCGAAACCAAATCACCTATAATAGACCAATTAAATAATTCGTTTGCTTCGGGTGGCTGTTCATCCAGTTTGTACATGCCTTTAGCAATGGCGCGCATACCCAGTACATCCATCCGGGGTGCATCCGGTATAAAGCGTCGGGCAGTTTCATGAATTAAGGTTACCGCAACGGCTCCGGCCAGGCCACTCCCTAAAGCCTGCCAAATGCTATTCTGTCCACGGTCTTTATACTTTTTCTTTTGTTTTTTTAACTTAGTTTTCATAGTTTTTTCTGGTTATAAGTAAGCGATACGGAGTAAAATATACATCATACAATTATTAAAAATAGTATTGTAGAACAGCTAAACGGAATAGTAAAAATTAAATTTATATCGGTTTTGTCTGCTAAGCCTTCGGTGTACAAGAAAATTCAACTTTTCTTACGCGGAATAATACTAATATTTCCACTCCGCTCTAAATAAGCTTCCTGCACTTCCTCAATCTTGGTTAATTTGCCATCCAGGCGCAGTATTTCGTGTAAATCATGAATGGTAATATTAGCTTTCTTCATATTATCTTCCTGTAACCGCCCCTCCTTAATCATGGCCAGTTTTTCCCCTTTTATAAGCTTACCAAACGTATGGTTATGTTTTGCAATCCAGGCAAAGAGCCAATGCAAGGCTACCAGCACAATGGTGGTAATAAGAGTAGGTATAAAAGGGGAATTTCCGGTAATCGTACGGCTAAGTATGGAGCCCAGAATAATTCCCAGAACAATATCAAAAGCGGCATTTTTGCTAAAAACACGACGGTCGCCGACCCGCACCAAGGCAATAGCTAAGCAAAATATTATAATTCCCCGGATACTCATTTGCCACCAGTTTATGGCATTAGAATCCGGGCCAATTATATGCCGAAAGGTTTCTTCCATTTATCTCCTACAATTTTGTCCAGATGTTATGAACGAAACGCCCTTAGTAAAGTTATAGAAATGCAAGTGCATGCGCAGAGATAAACAAGTACAATACAACGGCGAAATCAGGAACCAACAAGTACCCCCCGGCCCGTAAAGAAGAGCGATTTTTACTAAAATAAGTTTAGGCTAGCCCCAAAAATAAAAAAGCCTGGTACTTGTAATACCAGGCTTTTGCTATAATTACTATTTTAGTAAGTACGGGACATATGCGCTACGTTCCGGAAGTTCATACCAGAACGTTTAGAAAGATAAGCCGCCCCTAATACTAACAGTGCGCCGCCAACTACTTTCTGGGTAGTGCTCATACCTTTTACTTTACTGGCTGCCATAGTACCAAATTGTTTTAACTGATCTGGCACTTTGTTAAAATCAATATTTTTTAAGTAAGAAGTAGCATTCCCTAAAATGTTATTGACATCTGCATTATCTGCTGGCTGATTCAAATTATTTGCATTATTTTCCATAGCTGTAAGATTTAAGTTACGTGTAAAATACAACGGCTTCTCCTTTCTGTTTATTAGTACTACGAGAAGTAGCCGGAATAATTTTATCGGAAAACTGCCTTTTTTGTTACACTAAAAGTTAATTTTATTTCTGCAGGTAAGCTATTTACTGTTACTACCAGCCATACTACCCTTTGAGTGGGAATTAATTAAGTTGGTGCCGCATTAAAAAACAATTACTAAATTGCCGGCTTATTTTACATGTTATTTTACCATGACGTACGCCGATTTTGTAAAAAATATTTCGTTCCGTTTTATTAAACCCAACACCAAACAACCCATTGGTACGGGTACCTTAAAGCGTACTTTACCTAAGCTTGGCCTTTCGCTGGATGTACTTAACACGGTACTACCTGAAAAGCACGCCGAAATGAAAGAAAGGCTGAAAACGGTTTGTAAAATACCCCGCATGTCTACTTTTGCCGTTGGCGCTATGATTAACCGGGGAGTAGCCGAAATGAAATCCGGCGAAGCATTTGTGAATGTGGGAGTGTGGAATGGTTTTACTTTTTTGTCGGGGGTAGCGCATAATCCTACTAAAACCTGTATTGGGGTAGATAATTTTTCGCAGTTCGGTGGACCGCGCGAAGCCTTTCTCAAAAGGTTTAATACCCTTAAAACTACCAATCACAATTTTTTTGATATGGATTACCTGGAGTATTTTAATCGGCTCCATACCTCAAAAATTGGCTTTTACATTTACGACGGCGACCACAAATACGACGATCAACTAAAAGGATTACAAGTAGCCGAACCTTATTTTTCAGAAAACTGCATTATTTTAGTAGATGATACCAATTGGCCGGAACCCCGGCAGGCTACCTACGATTTTATGCAAAGCAGCCCCAATAAATACCAGGTCTTACTGGATATAAAAACCTACCGCAACGGCCATATTACCTACCACAATGGTATTATCTTGTTTCAAAGAGTAAGTAGGTAGTTGTTGATTGTTAGATTAATAAGTTTCTGATAAACGGTAAATAGCTATAAATTGTAATTTAATCCGGTTTCGTTAAAGGCTCTAATTATCAGAATAAAATTAGACTGCGGTTTATTTAATGGAAGAGCTTGTGGATTAATAATTTGAAACCTATAACGTACTACTTAAAACTTACTACGTACTTAAACCCTTATAAACTAAGTTCCATCTGAATATCGGCGCGTTTGTATTCGCTAGCAGTAGCAGGTACCAGCCGGAAACCCATTTTCTGGTAAATGTGCAAGGCAGGAACTAACGAGCGGTGACTTAATAAAATCAATTTTTTAGCTCCCATTTCCCGGGCTTTAATTATGGCCGCAGCTACCAGTTGCTGACCTATTTTTTTACCTTGCATTGTTGCGGTAACCGCCATTTTACCAAGTTCGTATTCGGTGTCATTTATTTTTAATAAGGCGCAAGTTCCTACTGTTTGGCCCTCGTAACGAGCCATTAAGATTTCGCCACCCTTAGCAAGAATATAACTGTCCGGATTATCTAAAATTTGATTATCAATATCTTCCAGGGTAAAATATTTAGTAATCCATTCGTGGTTTAACTCCCGGAAACTGCCCGCATCGGCAGGAGTATAAGAATCAATTTGAAGCATAAATTCCAGTCAATTTAAAATGCATACAAATCAGCGAGAACTGCATTTTCATTTACTTTCCGTTCTTCGGCAGGGCTATCAAAAACAACAATAGCATGATGCGGATCGTAAACGGTAATCCCTTCGGCTTTGTTCTGGCCGGTTGTATCGCCGCTGCCGTGGGGCACCTCAAATAAACGTTCCAGTTCTTTACGATGGGTAATGCTCTGTCCAGATTTTAGTAAAGCCTGAGGCCATCTGTAAAGAGCAATGGTACCGTCCAGGTCCATGGAAGGACCCGCTAAAATTAAAATATCTTCCCCGGAAATATCTAACTCCCGAATACCCATGCCTTCCAGGTGTAAAAAATGTTTTATATACAATTCACCTTTCGAGCCAATAGGTTTTAACTCAAAATAACCTTCATGGGTATCCTGCACCGCAACTTCCAGAATCATTGCCCAACCCCGCAATACTGGTCCGCGCAAACCAATAAAAATGCGTTCGCCATGTACGGCCAAACCTTCAATATCAAAACCATTATCTTTACCCGGAATTTTTAAAAAATCCTGCACGTGAATATCATCGGCGAGTGCTTCCATTAATTGGTTAGTACCGGCTTGGTTACCAATTAACTGGGCTGCCGATAGCATAAATTTATGTTCGTACGGATGCGTAGAGTGATTAACTAAACTAATCTCACCAGTTTCTTTGTTACGGATTAAAGGAATGCGGGCGAGCAGATAGCGGTTAGGATCAACTTTTAGTTTAGCTAAGCGCTTCATCTGGTCGGTAGGTTCCTGGCTCTTTTTGGGTTTCCGCCGGGCTAAACTATGCGAACCTACCAGCCATAAGTAATGCTCTTCTAAGGCGATACCTTCAATATCTATCTCGTTATCGGTACCAGCCGGTAGTTTCAGGAACTGACTTAAATCGAAGGAATGGTGTTCGCCAAAGGTATCTTCGTTTATCTTTTTCAAGCGTTCCAGGGAACAACGCTCATCGCAACTCACCCACAGATAATCGCCGGTCCGTAAAATGGTAGATAAACCTTCGCGTACGTGTTTGCCATCGGCGTTTAAACTTAAGTCTGGATTAAATTCTAAAGTTACGGTACTCTTTTTCATAGTCTTTAATACCGGATTGTTAGCCCAGCTACACTGCAAATAGTAATTTTAATCAAACGGTTTTTACCTCATTTTATTTGCCAAACCTAACATTTCTGTTTTTACCCGCAGATTGCGGCTAAAGTTAAAATATTACAGCTATAATTCTTCTACCGTTATATTACAGGCAGTTACTAATTGTGTATTTACTAAATTTAAAGCAATACTCAGCCTTTCTAAGTAAAGAGACACAAGTATCAAGATATTAGATATTAGACTTTTGTGGGTATAAATAACAGAATATAAATGCAATATTTTGTTAACCTCAACATCCAGTATATTAAACTAATTTTATCCAGTTACTTATTTTAATTTACCATAAAGCAAGCTGGGGACTAATAACAAATAAAGCTCCCAAAGACAGGAGCTTTCTCTATCAGGCAAACTAACTTTGGTTTAGTTACTAAAATACGTTCCTATCATTGCTATACTAGTCAGTTTTTAAAATTGAAATTAACTTAGCTACTCTTTTTTTCGGGAACTTCCGGCTCTTTTACTTTAATTTTATTATCCTTCGAGATACCCGAAACTACTTCAATGTTTATACCATCGGAGATTCCGGTTTTAATTAGTTGTTTTTTAAACTGCTGAGGCCCGGTTTCTACCTCCACGTACGTACTGTCTTTGCCTTTACCGAACTGCAGTAAACTTTCTTTTAAGGCCAGTACATTTTCTTTTTGGTCGAGTACAATATCGGCATTGGCGCTGTAACCTGCCCGAATAAAATCTTTCGGATCAAGTAATACTTTGGCCCGCACCTGAAATTTTATCGCTCCTTCTTCGGTAACACCTTTAGGTGCAATGTACTCCAGTTTAGCTTTAAAGGTACGATCTTCAATCGCGCCAATGGTTAAGTTCAGGTTCATGCCTTCGCGTACTTTACCTACTTCCGACTCATCAATTTTACCCTCAAAAATAAGGTCTTTCATATCGGCCACCGTAGCAATAGTGGTGCCCTCGTTAAAGTTATTCCGCTCAATTACCGACGTTCCTACTTTTACCGGCACATCGAGCAGCATGCCATCAATGGTAGAATACACCAAAGTAGAACCACCTCCGGTGCGTTGGGAGGCACCTTTTAAGGCAATTTGTAAATTGTTTTCGGCGGAGGTAAGGGCTTCTTTTTTCAGGCTGGCATCCAGGCGAAAGCGGTTAAACTCTTGCTCGGCAATTACTTTCTGATTAAATAATTGTTGCTGGCGGGCCAGTTCACGCTGGGCTTCGGCGTAGTTAATGCGGGCACTCTGTAAACCCGACTGCGCATTATTTACGTTGGCTACGTTGGGCACAATTTTAATTTTAGCCAATAATTGTCCACTTTTTACTATTTGCCCCGCCTCTACGTACAACTGTTCCACAATGCCTGAAACCTGCGATTTTACCTGCACTTCTTTGCGTGGCACGATAGAACCGGTAGCTACGGTTTTTTTAATGATGTTGGTGTAAAATGGCTTTTCGGTTTTATAAACTACCGGACCGGTGTTAGCTTTTTTGTAAAAATAATAACCCAGCCAACCCGAAAGCCCCAGA
Proteins encoded in this region:
- a CDS encoding DUF421 domain-containing protein; its protein translation is MEETFRHIIGPDSNAINWWQMSIRGIIIFCLAIALVRVGDRRVFSKNAAFDIVLGIILGSILSRTITGNSPFIPTLITTIVLVALHWLFAWIAKHNHTFGKLIKGEKLAMIKEGRLQEDNMKKANITIHDLHEILRLDGKLTKIEEVQEAYLERSGNISIIPRKKS
- a CDS encoding class I SAM-dependent methyltransferase, with amino-acid sequence MPAYFTCYFTMTYADFVKNISFRFIKPNTKQPIGTGTLKRTLPKLGLSLDVLNTVLPEKHAEMKERLKTVCKIPRMSTFAVGAMINRGVAEMKSGEAFVNVGVWNGFTFLSGVAHNPTKTCIGVDNFSQFGGPREAFLKRFNTLKTTNHNFFDMDYLEYFNRLHTSKIGFYIYDGDHKYDDQLKGLQVAEPYFSENCIILVDDTNWPEPRQATYDFMQSSPNKYQVLLDIKTYRNGHITYHNGIILFQRVSR
- a CDS encoding GNAT family N-acetyltransferase; this translates as MLQIDSYTPADAGSFRELNHEWITKYFTLEDIDNQILDNPDSYILAKGGEILMARYEGQTVGTCALLKINDTEYELGKMAVTATMQGKKIGQQLVAAAIIKAREMGAKKLILLSHRSLVPALHIYQKMGFRLVPATASEYKRADIQMELSL
- a CDS encoding DUF3616 domain-containing protein, whose amino-acid sequence is MKKSTVTLEFNPDLSLNADGKHVREGLSTILRTGDYLWVSCDERCSLERLKKINEDTFGEHHSFDLSQFLKLPAGTDNEIDIEGIALEEHYLWLVGSHSLARRKPKKSQEPTDQMKRLAKLKVDPNRYLLARIPLIRNKETGEISLVNHSTHPYEHKFMLSAAQLIGNQAGTNQLMEALADDIHVQDFLKIPGKDNGFDIEGLAVHGERIFIGLRGPVLRGWAMILEVAVQDTHEGYFELKPIGSKGELYIKHFLHLEGMGIRELDISGEDILILAGPSMDLDGTIALYRWPQALLKSGQSITHRKELERLFEVPHGSGDTTGQNKAEGITVYDPHHAIVVFDSPAEERKVNENAVLADLYAF
- a CDS encoding efflux RND transporter periplasmic adaptor subunit codes for the protein MKKVILVLVGILFLGLSGWLGYYFYKKANTGPVVYKTEKPFYTNIIKKTVATGSIVPRKEVQVKSQVSGIVEQLYVEAGQIVKSGQLLAKIKIVPNVANVNNAQSGLQSARINYAEAQRELARQQQLFNQKVIAEQEFNRFRLDASLKKEALTSAENNLQIALKGASQRTGGGSTLVYSTIDGMLLDVPVKVGTSVIERNNFNEGTTIATVADMKDLIFEGKIDESEVGKVREGMNLNLTIGAIEDRTFKAKLEYIAPKGVTEEGAIKFQVRAKVLLDPKDFIRAGYSANADIVLDQKENVLALKESLLQFGKGKDSTYVEVETGPQQFKKQLIKTGISDGINIEVVSGISKDNKIKVKEPEVPEKKSS